The following is a genomic window from Myxococcales bacterium.
TGCTCCGCCCATGGTGTTAGAGTCGGTGCTCATGCAAATTATTGTCGCTTTAAAAAATCCATATTTAGTCTGGCAGCTGGTTCACCAAGATCTTCATACAGGCAACATTTTGCTTGCTAAGCATGAAAAAGCAGATTTTTACATTGAATTTAATGGTAAAAAAATGCCATTGGTGGGGCCATTGGTAAAAATTATTGATTTTGGTTTGGGGGCTTCCGAAGGCTTTGACCAGGAAAAATCTTTTAATTATTCGGTATGGATAAAAAATCGTCCTTTCATAAAGGAGTTGGAAGATTTTATAAAATTAATGAGGCCAGATGGGATATCTCTCATTGCGCGCACCAAAATTGGGTTTAGCTCACAAAATCAAGATCTATACATGTTTAATCTTATTTTAAGGGCTTTTAAGAAGGTTCTTAATAAAAGAGGAAGTCAGGTTCCTGAGGGTAAATATTGTAAAGATTACGATGATTGCATCGATCTTATGTCTAAATGGTGGAAGTAATTATAATCTCTTACAGGAGATACAAAAAAATCAGCACCTAAGCGCTGATTTTTTACTTTTGGTTGCGGGGGCTGGATTTGAACCAACGACCTCCGGGTTATGAGCCCGACGAGCTACCAGGCTGCTCTACCCCGCGTCACGTGTAGAGTGCTAGCACCCTACATCTAGGGTGTCAAGCGATAGAGTGATGTGCATGAAAAATAGTTTTTGCAGATACAAAACCATTGCTCGAGTGAAGCTTAATTATAATGTCTGCCTTATCAAAAAGACTAGGCATGCGTTGGGGCCACTCAACCAGGCGCAGAGCGTGAGGATCCATTAATGCATCGGCTAGTCCTAAGTCATAAATCTCGTTTGGTTCCTCAATACGATAGAGATCGAAATGATAGATAGAAAAATTTCCCATATAGGAATTCATATAGCTGTAGGTAGGGCTTGGGATAGAAATATTATTATTGAGCAGTTGCCTGAGAAAAGCCTGGGCAAAGGTGGTTTTGCCTGCTCCTAAATTTCCTGATAACAAGATAAGTAAAGGCTTTTTGCCATATTTTTTAGCCAAAGAACGGGCATATTCTTGGGTATCACAAACACTCGCAAGCTTATTCTCAATAGTTTTCATATTCCTGGGACTATCAAAATTTTCTTTTTAATAAATATGGGAAATGCTGACTAAGTTCGCTTGGAAGCATACCTCGATCCATAAGAAAAGAATTTTTTCGCGCAGCCGCAATCATAAGATTCACTGCTAAAATAGCCGCTTCCAGCAGCGAATTAGTTTGAGAAACTAAGCCAGCTATCGCTCCAGCTAAAAGATCACCGCTCCCCCCGGTGGATAAAAGAGGAGCATTTCCCTCCAAAGCAAAGATTCCCATTTTTTTATGATAAATAAGCGTGGTAGAGCCCTTGAGTAGCCAAATGATCGAACATTTTTTATTGATGGGAAGGGTTGCAAGCCTGTTTAAAGCTGCCAATCGATCTGATTCAAGAGTTGCAATACTTATATCCAACAGCAGAGCCGCTTCTTTTGGGTGAGGGGTGCATAAGACTGAAGTACCCATGAAAGCAGGATCAAGACGCTTGAGTAAATTAAGTGCATCAGCATCGATGATGATATTCGGTACTATCGCTCCTGCTTGGTGGAGCATTTCTAATCCCCAGTTTTGTAAATTTGTATCTTTACTAAGACCAGGTCCTATCACTAAGGCTGATATTTTTTTGAGATATTCTATTGTCAGATCGCGATCTTTTATTTTTATAAATTCAAAAAGGTCGGCTGGGTGGTGCTGTATAGAATCTTTACACAAAAGAGTAGCAAGCCCTGTACCTGCACGTAAAGCCCCAAGAAGTGAGAGCCTTGAAGCGCCTATAAAATTTTCATGTCCCTGAAGAGCAAGAACATGGCCAAAAGTTCCCTTGTGGCTATGAGGATCAAGTGGAAGCAAAAGCTCGTGCAGTACTCGATCACAAGCGAAGTGATAGCATGGAATGCCATCAAAATTTTTAAGTGTGATAAACACATGCTTTTTGATGAGCTTATCGATGGTAGTCATAATTCTTTATTTCTCACGAGAATCTTTCTTTCCCAATGTAAGCCGCCATAAAAGATTGGCAATATTAGGATCGACTGGATTTTCTTTAAAAGCTAACAAAGCGTGCTTTTTGGCTTCTGACTCGTCACCACTTTGTATGTGCAAGTATGCAAGGCTTTCGTGTGCGGGGGCAAAATTAGGATTACATTGCAAGGCTTTGGTGAACATACTCAATGCTTCTTTAGTTCTCGATGCAAGCATGTAACCATTGCCTAGATTAGATAAAAAATTAGCTGAAGCGGGAGAAAGCCTTACGGCTCTTTCAAAGGCTTTGATTGCATCATCGATTTTTCCGCATTCAAGATTAATGCGTCCTAGGCTATCGGCCACTTCCGGATCTTGCGGCAAAAGATCAAAAGCTCGCTTGATAAAAGGTAGTGCCACTGAAGCCTGACCAAGTTCAAGGTGTGCTGAACCTAGAGCGTTCAGAATATCAGGATCGGTTCTGTCTTGCCTAAGCGCTTTTTGAAAATATTCTACTGCCATGCTCCATTCATGAAGGCATTCGTAAGCAAGACCAATAAGGTAATGATCGTGTCCTGGTGGCATGCTTTGCTTCATAGTATGAGCGGTATCAAGCAAATCAAAAAATTCGTGAGGCACTTTACTGAAATGGAATGTACCAGCACCATGATTTGGCAGTAGTTTTTTTTCAAATAAAGAAAGAGGATCTGCGCCATCGGTGGCAACCATTTTAAAGAGAGTCTCTGCTTTACGGTTGACCTCGTTGATCTCTTGCCACGATGCAGATTCTGTAGCGATCGTGAGTACATCTTCGTTGTGTGCGATAAGGCGTGCGCTCTTTTCAACAGGAATCTCTAGTTGCTCAAAAACACCTTTTACAAGCTTTGGAAAAATAGCGATGCTGGCTACTTGCTCACCGACTAAAGAGAAGGCTTGAGGATTATTTTCATCTGAAAAAATAACGCGTGCTTGATAGTTATGTCTGGCCAAATGTCGAGATGAACGAGCAAGCCATCTTTCATAGCTTAGATTGGGATGTGCGCCAGAATAAGAAATGGGATGCTGTTTGCCTGCGTATTCTTTGGCTGCACAAATGGCATAACCATTTTGGATACAGGAAAGTGAATGGGGGCGAGCTTTTAAATGAATTAAAGAACGAACAGCAACTGTGGGAAAGGAAGAAGAGGTGTCAAGATCGCTTATTTTAAATCCACTTAAATTTTCTTCTATGCTCTCTTTGAAATTTCCCGCCAGCATATCATCAGTGAGACTTGCATAGTCAAAGTTTTTGCTTACACCTTCATAGCTGTAGCGTAGGAGACCATCGCTCAGCTGCCATTTTAAATTTTTGAAATTTTTTTCCAACGTCTTATGCAACAAAGGAAAAATAAGAAAACGTTTTTCAAGTTGATGCATTTCAGCTGTGATGCTTTTTTTGATGGGCTCGTTTCGCCATAAAGCATAGGCTACGAGCTGGGAAATATTAAATGGACAATGATATTTATTATTTGAAAGTATTAATGTTTTATTTGAGAGTTTCTCTGTGATAATTAAGTTCAATTTATTGATATTATTTTTAAGCTGATCTTCTATGCTTGATGAATGATAAAAAAATATTACATGTGTTTTGGGGTCGTATTGATAATAGTTGCTTAAATATTGAGCCCAATTGCAATCTTTTTCGTTGTAACAAAGATTTTTTATTTGGTTAAAAGTAAGTTTAATTAATGGGGTATTATCATGTCGGTTTGGTAGTATCGAATATTGAGCACGATCAGATATTTTTTTTATCTCAATGGGTGAGATGTTGTGAGTTTTAGGAATGGTAAGAACAAAGATTCCAGGTTGAATTTCTTGGAGCAAGTTTTTTTGCTGTGTGCACGAATCTTTTGCTTGGGAAATAATACACGTATCAAGGCTTAATTGCTTGATGTCATCATAATTATTTCCGATCCAATCTATGGCGGTTGCTAAATAATCTGTATCTATTTTTTTAGTCATTGAAAAAATATATCACCGAAATAATTGATAGATTTTTTAAAAAATAAATATATAAAAATTCCTTTGATGTTGGCTTGGTTGGCTTAAGAAACGCTGCGTGGTCAAAGGTGAGTTTTTTTGCGCAAGAATTTTATTTGATGATTAAAGAGGAGAGTTTTGCAAGAATTCTATTCTCGCCAGCATATCGTTGAGCACAATCGTAACAGCAGTTTTTTGAGCGTGATTAAGAAGAGCAAGATAGATGTTTTTAGCTTGTGAGTAGTTTTTTAGATGGAAATTGCTTTGAGCAAGCATGAGCTGCAATTCTTGCAAAAGTTCTTTGGGGAGCAGAGCTTGATTTTTATAAAGCTCTTCAATAATAGCTAATGCTCGTTGATAATCTTTGTCTCTCATTAAGATTCGTGCATAGAGGTATTGACCAATACTAAGCTCACTATTTTTTATTCTGATATTTTTTCCCAAATTCATTCCGAGCCTAGAGACAAGTGATAACAGCTTATTATTTTTGGCAAATGTGGTTTGAAGGATAGCGATTGAGAGTGGGCTTTGAATTGGGTTGAATAAAAGTTGTTTGCCAATGGCAATTTGGCGTTTGCTTGCTTGATTAAGGTACTCGGGATCGATATTTTGCAGAACTTGTGAAGCTTTTGAAAAATCATCTTGGTAGATCAGAGCACTGCATTGATCAAGCCATAATTCATTAAATTCAGCGGCATGTGGGGAGTAGCGCTCTTCAAGATTCTTGATCAAGGCCAATGTCATTTGGTAACGTCCTTGATTCAGCAGACTTGTTTGAGCTTTCTTTATAAGAGCGATTTGGGCTCTTTGAGGAAGGGAGGAAATTGAAGTCAGTGCTGAAGTGTAGTTGTCATTGAGTATATTTCTCTTAAAAGCAGATTTTTGCTTATGATAAGGGTCTTGGCAGTTATTGCCCAAGATGCTGCTGCGGTCAAAATTATGCTTTGCCCATAAAAGTGCATAGGCTTCAATCGGCTTTTCAAGTTCCTTTCTAAATGCTGTGATTGTCTGTGTCTTTTCTTTATCGGAGGCAAATAGATAATCAATTGTTCCTTGAGCAATAAGGACTTTTAGCCGTTCGCTTGCTCTTTCTTTATGAGCGGAGTGCTCCAATACAAAAGCTAAAAAAGCTCCGGCAAAAATATATGAGGAGTGAGGATGGCTTAAAGCAAAGCGAGTGGGATCCAAAGAAAAGAGCTCTTCAATATTGATTCCCAATCCTGCTTGATGAAGCGCTTGGGCTTGCTCGAACATGCTCAAATCATTCTCTATGGCAAGCTCAGGCGTCAGATACATAGCCAGTCCTTCAGTTAGAGCCATATTGGGTATAATTCCCAATCGTCCAGGGAGCCCAAGTAAGGTCTGACTATATTCACCAATATAAATGTGAGCAAGTTCATGACCTAAAACTGGGTGAGGAATGCTCGCCAAAGAGATATGAAGTTCCCGGTGTTTGGGAAGAGCAAAGTGTACGTGGGCTGCTCCTGTATAGGTGAATTTTGCCTGGTCGTTTGGATAAAGCCAAATGGTGATAGGTTTTGAAAGCTTAGGGGGCAAAAACTTTCTGATGCGATTTTGGTAAAGCAGTGCTTCATTAAGAATTTCTCGAGCCTGTTGTTCTGAGACCAATTCAGGATTGGTTCTGACAATTATGCTGTTATGAGATACGGATAGAGAATAATCCGACTCAAGAGAAGCATGATTTTTTCCTATGTTTTTTAAACTCTGCCAATGGGTGACGGTTGCGCTGAGCAAAAGAAATAAAATTAGGAAAGAATTCTTTATAGGGTGATTACTGCTGCTGTTAAAAAAACTTGTGCGAGAATGGGTTTGAAATGTAAATCCAAAAATTATTAAAGCTGTTGCGATTAAGAGTGTTGCGGTTCTAAAGCCAACCATCCCTAAATTAAGAGCGCTTCCTGCCAAAAGATCTGAGCTGATCATCAAAGAGGCATGAGTTAATACTCGAAAGCTGGTTTCCTGCCACCAAGCTAAAAAAATCCAGGCATAGTAAAAAAGATATCCTGTGACAAAAATAATTATCCTTAGCCATAAAGGCCTAAAGATCGTTGCAATGAGAGCACCTACGCTAACATTGAGAAGAAGCGGTGGAAGAAGAGTGATAAAAAATGGGGTTAATCCAGCCCCCGGACTGCAACTATGAATAAATAAGCCATTGTAGAGAAGCAGC
Proteins encoded in this region:
- the tsaE gene encoding tRNA (adenosine(37)-N6)-threonylcarbamoyltransferase complex ATPase subunit type 1 TsaE, which produces MKTIENKLASVCDTQEYARSLAKKYGKKPLLILLSGNLGAGKTTFAQAFLRQLLNNNISIPSPTYSYMNSYMGNFSIYHFDLYRIEEPNEIYDLGLADALMDPHALRLVEWPQRMPSLFDKADIIIKLHSSNGFVSAKTIFHAHHSIA
- a CDS encoding NAD(P)H-hydrate dehydratase translates to MTTIDKLIKKHVFITLKNFDGIPCYHFACDRVLHELLLPLDPHSHKGTFGHVLALQGHENFIGASRLSLLGALRAGTGLATLLCKDSIQHHPADLFEFIKIKDRDLTIEYLKKISALVIGPGLSKDTNLQNWGLEMLHQAGAIVPNIIIDADALNLLKRLDPAFMGTSVLCTPHPKEAALLLDISIATLESDRLAALNRLATLPINKKCSIIWLLKGSTTLIYHKKMGIFALEGNAPLLSTGGSGDLLAGAIAGLVSQTNSLLEAAILAVNLMIAAARKNSFLMDRGMLPSELSQHFPYLLKRKF
- a CDS encoding tetratricopeptide repeat protein — translated: MTKKIDTDYLATAIDWIGNNYDDIKQLSLDTCIISQAKDSCTQQKNLLQEIQPGIFVLTIPKTHNISPIEIKKISDRAQYSILPNRHDNTPLIKLTFNQIKNLCYNEKDCNWAQYLSNYYQYDPKTHVIFFYHSSSIEDQLKNNINKLNLIITEKLSNKTLILSNNKYHCPFNISQLVAYALWRNEPIKKSITAEMHQLEKRFLIFPLLHKTLEKNFKNLKWQLSDGLLRYSYEGVSKNFDYASLTDDMLAGNFKESIEENLSGFKISDLDTSSSFPTVAVRSLIHLKARPHSLSCIQNGYAICAAKEYAGKQHPISYSGAHPNLSYERWLARSSRHLARHNYQARVIFSDENNPQAFSLVGEQVASIAIFPKLVKGVFEQLEIPVEKSARLIAHNEDVLTIATESASWQEINEVNRKAETLFKMVATDGADPLSLFEKKLLPNHGAGTFHFSKVPHEFFDLLDTAHTMKQSMPPGHDHYLIGLAYECLHEWSMAVEYFQKALRQDRTDPDILNALGSAHLELGQASVALPFIKRAFDLLPQDPEVADSLGRINLECGKIDDAIKAFERAVRLSPASANFLSNLGNGYMLASRTKEALSMFTKALQCNPNFAPAHESLAYLHIQSGDESEAKKHALLAFKENPVDPNIANLLWRLTLGKKDSREK